Proteins from a single region of Scleropages formosus chromosome 22, fSclFor1.1, whole genome shotgun sequence:
- the ippk gene encoding inositol-pentakisphosphate 2-kinase isoform X2 — translation MDDAEHARQTTDQAFRHIQNIVDYSKNVMKPLLGEECVHHGEAVKLPLDFLRQLSLKVQQERPESRCDKVMDTFSGCALCLPNLTQLSACRLSKRSPQLCIEIKPKCGFLPFSQHVTQEVKRRVCRFCMHQHFKLANGKWKRMSRYCPLDLFSGNKQRMYFAIKHLLEEPQNNFKIFTSGELIYGCEDDRAKQQDLCELAQRLRPHFPSGQPPSNKALLSELIQAIVGALLGTLEPGHAGEPQRRAPAESRAYCQGSPLHPELLRNGSPGLPKHCILYRILQTQMLDSLDIEGVYPLYRRVEQHLEEIPKDRGRLQIDGPYNEKFLEKVVNCPSEDDGSVEYAVGKIHQYRVAMTAKDCSVLIALAPCGQDDTLEPSLEIQPSKPGFTSSVSILDLDPKPYENIAHQYKLDSKIVSYYLWKMQTEKEQHQQQQQQHPPPALASHLYREGQDCTLVFQPV, via the exons ATGGACGATGCTGAACACGCACGTCAG ACCACGGATCAGGCCTTCAGACACATCCAGAACATTGTGGACTACAGTAAGAATGTGATGAAGCCGCTGCTCGGGGAGGAGTGCGTCCACCACGGA GAAGCAGTTAAACTACCGCTGGACTTTCTGAGGCAGCTGTCTTTGAAGGTTCAACAGGAGAGACCAG AGTCCCGCTGTGACAAGGTGATGGACACGTTCAGCGGctgcgccctgtgtttgcctAACTTGACACAGCTGTCCGCTTGTCGCCTCAGCAAGCGCAGTCCACAGCTCTGCATCGAGATCAAG CCAAAGTGCGGCTTTTTGCCGTTTTCCCAACACGTTACGCAGGAGGTGAAGCGCAGGGTGTGTCGCTTCTGCATGCACCAGCACTTTAAG CTGGCCAATGGGAAGTGGAAGAGGATGAGCCGGTATTGCCCACTGGACCTGTTCTCAGG GAACAAACAGAGGATGTACTTTGCAATTAAACACTTATTAGAAGAGCCACAAAACAACTTCAAAATTTTTACG aGCGGTGAGCTCATCTACGGCTGTGAAGACGACCGCGCCAAGCAGCAGGACCTCTGCGAGTTGGCCCAGCGCCTGCGGCCCCACTTCCCCTCGGGGCAGCCCCCTTCCAACAAAGCGCTCCTCAGCGAGCTCATTCAGGCAATCGTTGGCGCGCTGCTGGGCACGCTCGAACCCGGGCATGCCGGAGAGCCTCAGAGGCGGGCACCCGCTGAGAGCAGAGCTTACTGCCAGGGTAGCCCGCTGCATCCAGAACTGCTGCGCAATG GAAGCCCAGGCCTGCCCAAGCACTGTATCCTGTACAGAATCCTCCAGACCCAAATGCTGGACAGCCTTGACATTGAGGGAGTTTATCCGCTGTACAGAAGAGTGGAGCAGCACTTGGAGGAGATTCCCAAGGACAG GGGGCGGCTGCAGATAGATGGGCCGTACAATGAAAAATTCCTGGAAAAAGTGGTAAACTGCCCTTCAGAAGACGATGGCTCTGTTGAATATGCTGTGGGAAAG ATTCACCAGTACAGAGTGGCGATGACAGCCAAGGACTGCTCAGTCCTCATTGCCCTGGCACCCTGTGGACAAGATGACAC actggagcctagcctggagATTCAGCCTTCAAAACCTGGATTCACATCCTCGGTGTCCATCTTAGATTTAGACCCCAAACCCTACGAGAACATTGCTCACCAGTACAAGCTTGACTCGAAAATCGTCAGTTACTACTTATGGAAAATGCAAACTGAAAAGGAGCAgcatcaacagcagcagcagcagcatccccCACCAGCATTGGCTTCCCACCTCTACCGAGAGGGTCAGGACTGCACTTTGGTGTTCCAGCCTGTGTGA
- the ippk gene encoding inositol-pentakisphosphate 2-kinase isoform X1, with protein sequence MELEKMDENDWRYHGEGNRSLVVSHVQNSQVLRLLKYPMDDAEHARQTTDQAFRHIQNIVDYSKNVMKPLLGEECVHHGEAVKLPLDFLRQLSLKVQQERPESRCDKVMDTFSGCALCLPNLTQLSACRLSKRSPQLCIEIKPKCGFLPFSQHVTQEVKRRVCRFCMHQHFKLANGKWKRMSRYCPLDLFSGNKQRMYFAIKHLLEEPQNNFKIFTSGELIYGCEDDRAKQQDLCELAQRLRPHFPSGQPPSNKALLSELIQAIVGALLGTLEPGHAGEPQRRAPAESRAYCQGSPLHPELLRNGSPGLPKHCILYRILQTQMLDSLDIEGVYPLYRRVEQHLEEIPKDRGRLQIDGPYNEKFLEKVVNCPSEDDGSVEYAVGKIHQYRVAMTAKDCSVLIALAPCGQDDTLEPSLEIQPSKPGFTSSVSILDLDPKPYENIAHQYKLDSKIVSYYLWKMQTEKEQHQQQQQQHPPPALASHLYREGQDCTLVFQPV encoded by the exons ATGGAACTGGAAAAAATGGATGAGAACGACTGGAGGTACCATGGAGAGGGGAACCGGAGTTTGGTGGTGTCTCATGTCCAA AATTCGCAGGTTCTCCGTCTCCTGAAGTACCCGATGGACGATGCTGAACACGCACGTCAG ACCACGGATCAGGCCTTCAGACACATCCAGAACATTGTGGACTACAGTAAGAATGTGATGAAGCCGCTGCTCGGGGAGGAGTGCGTCCACCACGGA GAAGCAGTTAAACTACCGCTGGACTTTCTGAGGCAGCTGTCTTTGAAGGTTCAACAGGAGAGACCAG AGTCCCGCTGTGACAAGGTGATGGACACGTTCAGCGGctgcgccctgtgtttgcctAACTTGACACAGCTGTCCGCTTGTCGCCTCAGCAAGCGCAGTCCACAGCTCTGCATCGAGATCAAG CCAAAGTGCGGCTTTTTGCCGTTTTCCCAACACGTTACGCAGGAGGTGAAGCGCAGGGTGTGTCGCTTCTGCATGCACCAGCACTTTAAG CTGGCCAATGGGAAGTGGAAGAGGATGAGCCGGTATTGCCCACTGGACCTGTTCTCAGG GAACAAACAGAGGATGTACTTTGCAATTAAACACTTATTAGAAGAGCCACAAAACAACTTCAAAATTTTTACG aGCGGTGAGCTCATCTACGGCTGTGAAGACGACCGCGCCAAGCAGCAGGACCTCTGCGAGTTGGCCCAGCGCCTGCGGCCCCACTTCCCCTCGGGGCAGCCCCCTTCCAACAAAGCGCTCCTCAGCGAGCTCATTCAGGCAATCGTTGGCGCGCTGCTGGGCACGCTCGAACCCGGGCATGCCGGAGAGCCTCAGAGGCGGGCACCCGCTGAGAGCAGAGCTTACTGCCAGGGTAGCCCGCTGCATCCAGAACTGCTGCGCAATG GAAGCCCAGGCCTGCCCAAGCACTGTATCCTGTACAGAATCCTCCAGACCCAAATGCTGGACAGCCTTGACATTGAGGGAGTTTATCCGCTGTACAGAAGAGTGGAGCAGCACTTGGAGGAGATTCCCAAGGACAG GGGGCGGCTGCAGATAGATGGGCCGTACAATGAAAAATTCCTGGAAAAAGTGGTAAACTGCCCTTCAGAAGACGATGGCTCTGTTGAATATGCTGTGGGAAAG ATTCACCAGTACAGAGTGGCGATGACAGCCAAGGACTGCTCAGTCCTCATTGCCCTGGCACCCTGTGGACAAGATGACAC actggagcctagcctggagATTCAGCCTTCAAAACCTGGATTCACATCCTCGGTGTCCATCTTAGATTTAGACCCCAAACCCTACGAGAACATTGCTCACCAGTACAAGCTTGACTCGAAAATCGTCAGTTACTACTTATGGAAAATGCAAACTGAAAAGGAGCAgcatcaacagcagcagcagcagcatccccCACCAGCATTGGCTTCCCACCTCTACCGAGAGGGTCAGGACTGCACTTTGGTGTTCCAGCCTGTGTGA